TTTCCTCATTATCTTGAGTCATATCTGTCTACTCATTATTATTTATAATGGTTGTTTGCCTATGGTTAATTTGAGATTAATTAACGAATTGGATTATGTACCGTCACTAACTTTGTACCATCAGGAAAAGTAGCTTCCACCTGCACTTCATGCACCATTTCTGATATTCCTTCCATGACATCATCCCGCGTTAATAGTGTTGTACCATAACTCATCAATTCAGCTACAGTTTGCCCATCTCTCGCCCCTTCTAAAATAGCAGCAGAAATATAAGCAACAGCTTCAGGATAATTCAGTTTTAAACCCCTTCCTTTACGTCTTTCTGCTAATAAAGCAGCAGTGAAAATCAATAACTTATCTTTTTCCTGCGGCGTAAGTTGCATTCCTACTCTCCTCTGTGTTCTCTGCGCCTCTGCGGTTCGTTTAAACCTGCCACACTCTTGGTATACAATTACCACGATTCAAAAAAGAAACTCGCAGCAATTGCCAAACATCAATAAACCAGTTTCTCACTTCAGATGTGGAAGAACCGCGATATCGACACAATAATCCATGTTGTAATCGGCTAACACCCGCTTCTCCTTCCCCATGCCATAAATTGCGCGTTTTTTCGACAATTTCTGCGGAAACTGCACCACCAACCCAAACGAGACTACCTACGATTGGTTTTCCAGCCAAGCCATGAGGACTGTGAAAAACATCTTCGCTACCCCGTAAGCATTGGCGATCAATCCATAAAGGAACGCCTTGCTGCCAAATTTCGGTGTGCGATCGCAATTCTCCAAGATAAAACTTCTCTCCCCTAGCACTGCGACCAAATCGGGTAATTTCCCAGCCTAACCAACTCCCCCCGGTTGCTAATTCTACCCGTAAATCTTGCCGATAAATCGCACCGTTAAATAAAATTGTCTCTTGTGGCAACCATTCTAAACAAGCACCTACATCAACTTGTATTTTGATGCTTTGTCTAGCTTGTAAGCCATTGCTGCGGTATATCTTGCTTGCCGCCGCCGTGGTAATTAAGGCTTGGGCTTGGGGTTGGAGGTGGATGTTAGAGGATAAGCGATCGCCTCCCACCACTCCCCCAGCCGTGTGTAAAATGACGCTATGACAAACTTTTTGCCCTTCTGGATAAAATGGGCGTTGTACCTTTAGGGGTGCTTGGTGGCGATCGTAAATTAATTGGGTTGCACCTTCGCGATCGGCATAGACTAAATTAAGTTTGCCATGCCAACCTTCTGCTATTTGCGAGTCGCAGGTCATTTATTTAATTACTTCAGCAAGGTGTACGCTAGTGCGATAAATCATATAGACAAAACCACTCTCATCACGAAAGCGCTGATATAATTCTTGAAAACTATCAAGAAGCTGTTCATATTCCAAGCCTTCACGCGGGAAGTAAGAAGCACTCATTGCTCGCCCAATAAGTCCAGTTAAATCTAACTGTTGCCTATAAGTGAAATTATATTCGTGGATGTTAATGAAATGGGGAGTTACTAATAGTGGTTCTACCGCTTGCATTCGAGATTCTGCTGGGTGATTGTTAGATGCTTCGCGGACTATTCGGCTATATTCTGTAGTTAATGCATCTTCTTGATCGCGGTTATTCCACACCACAGCCAAGCGTGCTGATGGTTTTAAAATGAGTTGAAATTCCAATAAAGTTGGTTCGGGATTGAACCAGTGGAAAGCTTGAAAACAAGTAACTAAATCAACTGAATTATCAGGTAGTTGGGTAAATTCTGCTGTTCCATCACGAAACTCTATCAAAGGATGTGATTCAGCAGCTTCTCGCATCGCCGCATTTGGTTCTATGGCTATGACATTAACCCCCCGTTCAGCTAACAGTCTGGAAGCAATTCCTGTACCTGCACCAATATCTGCTGCTACGAGTTGTGAACTTTCACCTAATCCTTCCAAGATAATATCAATCGCATCTGCGGGGTAGCTTGGTCGATATTTTACATAATCCTCTGCCCTGTCAGAAAATCGGTTGAGTGGGTTTAAGGTATGCAAGGGGGTTGTTTCAGGATTAATTTGGCTCATAGGTTTTTATGTAAAAGTAAAAATGAACCTGTTAGTTGGGCATATTTTCAGGGAAACATAGAGCTATAGCCTATGAAATGCGTCAATCTACCAGAAATGTGGAGTTGGCAAAACTACCATCGTTATGGCATTAGCGGAACATTTAGCCGGCGATACCATGTACAAAAAGCGTGTACTTGCTATTGACCTTGCTCCTCAAAGTAATTTGACTAGTACAGGTCGGCGTAAATACACATACCATTTTTTAGCCTTGCAATCAATCAAATTTTCGTAACTTTTAATGGTCTGCTTATTTCTGTCGTAATCTTGTTTTAGTTAGAGCAATACTTTTTAATTTAAAAAAATATATACATTGTATGTATTACGCTAAATTTATACTTGACGGCGGCTATATTATTTGTGCTGATGATACAGATTACTCAGATTATCTAGAAAAAGGGATGAGATGTCTTGTCTGTGGTCGTGATGTGCATTTAAAGAAAGGAGAATTTAAAAAGCCTCATTTCGCTCATCACAAATTTCTTGATGAAAGTGATTTAGAGTGTCCATTAAGAGTTATGGAATTCAGTCAAATTTGGAGTAGTTTAACTGCTCAAGGCAGAGGTCAAAGACGAAAGATATTCGACAGACACTTATTAAATATAATAAGGATTAACTATACTGATTTTGAAGCTTCCACGAAAAGGATTAAAAAGAAAACTCACTCTCTTAAATTAGAACTTATTACTCAACAGATATGTCAGCTTTTCTATACAATTAAAACTGATTTAATACGTGAATGTCGCTCTTTTCCTGTAGATAGTGATGATAATAAGCTAGCATTGCAAAAGCTAATTGCTTGCGAAATTATAGATTATCTCTCCATACCATATAGCAATCATTTACTGAAGGAATTAATTCATTATAGTATTTATAAGTGTTGTGATTTACTGTCTCCAGATTTAACAACTGCCGTATCTCTAGTTAAACCTGTTGATGTTTGTCAAAAACTAAAACAAATTATTCTAGAAAATGATTGGGTGTCTTATATCGCAGAAAAGTTAGATAAAAAGAAAAATTATGTAAACCAAAAAACCTCTACAGCAGATATAGAAACATCTTTAGCTATAAGATATCCCTTACTAAGTGATAATGAACTTAAGGGAGCTATTAGTCCATTTATTAGTAATGAAGATGAATTTCCCTTATTCTCTGTTGGTCGCTTTCATAATGTTAAACTTTACCTAAATGATTTATATATATATTTAATAATTCCCACCGATACATCCAATAGTATACCATCTATTCTAGCTATAATAAAAAGTTTCTCTATTGACCGGAATAGCCAAAAAATTATAATTTTTTGGAAATTTGTTGAATACAACTGTATTGAACCTCGACAAATCATGGAATTCCAGAAATTCCAGAACAGTATAGTGTTGGATAAATTACAAATAACAATTGAAGAATTTTTAAAAAGTAAATTTATGAATAATATATCTATCAAGTTTGTTCGTACTTATTTTGATATTCCATATTGGGGGAATAATTTTGGGAAAGACATTGACAATAATTCTAGTTTTATTATGAAAGAAGAAGGAACTGCAAAAAAATTAAATTTATTCCCACAAAATAGCTTGATCCATTGTCCATGTTGTACAACGAAATTGAATATAGAAAATTCTATCAGACATTTTAGAACAATTCATGCACAACCAAATAAATACTATTAATCTAGTTGTGTTTTTTAACGCCCACCTATTTACTGTTCAGCTAAATATTTACAAGCGTTGTCGTAACTCACCGTCTTCCTCTTCTACTGACACAAAAAAACAGCTGCCTCAATAAAGAAAGCAGCTATTTTACAAATTATGTAACTACAAAGTATTAGTAATCGAAGTCGCCGCCACCACCACCAGCGCCAGCAGGAGCGCCATCTTTTGGTTCAGGCTTGTCAACTATAATACATTCGGTTGTCAACACCATACCAGCGATCGAAGCAGCGTTTTGCAGAGCAGAACGAGTCACCTTAGCAGGGTCAACAATACCAGCAGCTAACAAATCGACGAATTCGTTTGTCGCAGCATTGTAGCCAACGTTGAAGTCTTTCTCTTTCACACGTTCAGCAATCACAGCACCATTCTGACCGGCGTTTTCAGCAATCCGCTTCAGAGGTGCAGGTAAGGCGCGAACGACAATCAAAGCACCAATCAACTCTTCATCCTTAAGATTTTCCTTCGCCCAAACTTCCAATTCAGGAGCAAGGTGAGCCAGAGTTGTACCACCGCCAGGAACAATACCTTCTTCCACAGCAGCTTTAGTGGCGTTGATAGCGTCTTCTAGGCGCAATTTCTTGTCTTTCATTTCGGTTTCGGTCGCTGCACCTACTTTCACTACAGCGACACCACCAGAGAGTTTAGCAAGACGCTCTTGTAGTTTCTCTTTGTCGTAAGAAGATTCGGTTTCGTCGATTTGACGACGAATCTGTTCGACACGAGCCTTAACCGCAGCTTCGTTACCTTCGGCAACAATTGTGGTGCTGTCTTTGGTAATGGTGACGCGGCGAGCCTTACCCAGGCTATCCAGCTTGGTGTTATCTAGCTTCAAACCAGCATCTTCGGTGATTAGTTGACCACCAGTTAAAACAGCGATGTCTTCTAGTAGTGCTTTGCGGCGATCGCCAAAGCCAGGAGCCTTAACAGCAGCCACGTTGAGTACACCGCGTAAACGGTTTACTACCAAGGTTGCTAAAGCTTCTTTTTCAATATCTTCGGCGATAATTACCAAAGGACGACCAGCACGAGCTACTTGCTCTAACACTGGTACAAGGTCTTGTACCAAAGCGATTTTCTTATCGGTCAGCAGTAGGAAAGGTTCATCAAAAACCGCTTCCATCCGTTCAGCGTCGGTGGCGAAATAGGGAGAGATGTAGCCTTTGTCAAAGCGCATCCCTTCGGTGATTTCCAACTCGGTAAACATAGATTTCCCTTCTTCTAGGGAAATTACGCCTTCCTTGCCCACCTTGTCCATTGCTTGGGCAATCATCTGACCAACTTCTTCGTCATTACCAGCCGAGATCGCACCAACTTGGGCAATGGCTTTGGAATCTTCTACCGGACGGGCGTGTTCTTTGATTTTCTCTACCAGGAAGGCAGTAGCTTTATCAATCCCGCGCTTCAGTGAAATCGCGTTAGCACCTGCTGCAACGTTCCGCAAGCCTTCTTTAACGATCGCATGAGCTAAAACGGTAGCAGTGGTGGTGCCATCGCCAGCAGCATCGTTGGTCTTAGAAGCAGCTTGACGAATCAAAGCTACGCCAGTGTTTTCAATATGGTCTTCTAATTCGATTTCTTTAGCGATCGTTACACCGTCATTAACAATTTGCGGTGCGCCAAATTTCTTTTCTAGAACTACGTTACGACCTTTGGGGCCAAGGGTAACAGCTACAGCCTCAGCTAAAATGTCAATGCCTCGTTCTAAGGCGCGACGGGCGTTTTCGTTGTAGATAATGCGCTTTGCCATATTATTTGTCCTTTGTCATTTGTCTTTTGTCTTTTGTTTTTTGTCTTTTGTCTTTTGTCATTGGCTAATGACTAATGACCAGTGACTAATGACAATTAGATAACTACTGCTAAAATATCTTTTTCAGAAAGCAGTACATATTCTTCGGTGCCGAGCTTGATATCAGTGCCAGCGTACTTGGAGTACAGCACTTTATCGCCGACTTTAATTTCCAATTCCTGACGGCTACCGTCGTCGTTACGCTTGCCAGGGCCAAGGGCAACTACTTCCCCTACCTGGGGCTTTTCCTTGGCGGTATCGGGCAAATACAGACCACCTGCGGTCTTTTCCTCTGAGGCGTTCACTTTTACGAAAACGCGATCGCTCAAAGGTTTAACTGTAGAAACGCTTAAAGATAAGGCTGCCATAATTATTTTCTCCAGAGATTAGCACTCTCAACCCCTGAGTGCTAATCTACCGAAAATTGGCATCCAATGGCAAGAATTCCTTTAGTACGGGTTCCCGAACTAGCAGACCATTGGTGTACTTAAGTATAAATGCCTAATTATTTTTACTCTGCGGGTTTTGTCCTGTAGGTTACGTATATTTTTATATGGTCAAAGGAAGTCGGGAGTAGTGAAGAGTTTTCCTAATGCCCAATTCCCAATGCCCTATTCCCCATTTCCTTTTCAGTCAACTTTATTTGCAAACCTTGCAAATTGTTATAGAACTGTAATCAGGGAGCCGCTCAATGAGTAACAATGGAGTGATCCAGTCCAGCCATCAAATCGCCAAAGCCACTAAGTCTGTAGAACATAAGACCCTGAGTAATTGTGTAGAAAGTTTAGGAATTGCAAAAATTCAGCGACACATTTTTATTTGCGCTGAACAGACAATTGCTAATTGCTGCCTAAAACTAGCTAGTCTGGAATCCTGGGAATACTTAAAAAAGCGAATTAAAGAGTTCAAACTTGATGAGCCGCAACAGAATTATTCCTTATGCGTCTATGAACTAAAGCCAACTGCTTGCGCGTTTGTTGTTCTGGACTCATAATGGTGGTTTACCCTGATGGTGTCTGGTATCGCCAAGCAAACGTGGAAGTTATTGAGCGGATCATCCAAGAACACTTAATAGGCAATAAGGTGGTAGAAGAATATGTCTTGTTAACCCATCCTTTGCCAGAAACTTCCCTAGTTTCTTGTGAACACCTCATAGAGGCTTAACAACCGAAGGATATGGAATAGCAGTAGGCTTTAAGAAAGTGCGGGTTGGTTTTAAGGTAGGGTCATCTTTAAGCCAATACTTACTTGTGAGTCAGAAGGATTATTATTTTATCAGTGTTTTCTCGCCCGCCCCTTTCAATGCGATATATAATAGCGCATTATAGATACTACTGCTATACGTATCCTTGCTGGACTTTTGCTATCGAGCTACTAGTCTATCGAAAATGCTCGGCATTTTTAAGACTTCGAGACAGCAAAGGCAAGTTAAGTAGGAAAAAGGACAACATCTCGAAATAACCCACCACAGAGGATAAATATTCAAGACTTTGATGGACCGAAGCGCGACAAGTGCCACTGCTATGAAAGAGCCCAGCATGAAAGATCACAAACGACTTCTATTGATTGATGATGACCCTAACCTCATCTTGCTGGTGAAGGATTACTTAGAATTCCGGGGATATGAAGTCATCACCGCCGAAAATGGACGTGAAGCTCTGGAAATTTTAGAGCAAGATGTTCCAGACATGATCATCTGCGACGTGATGATGCCGGAAATGGACGGATATACTTTTGTGGAACAAGTCCGGCAAAACGAACGCACCAGTTGGATTCCGGTTCTTTTCCTTTCAGCTAAGGGACAAAGTGCAGACCGAGTTAAGGGTCTGAATAAAGGTGCTGATGTTTATATGGTCAAACCCTTTGAACCAGAAGAACTTGTAGCGCAAGTTGAATCCTCACTGAAACAAACTATCCGTTGGAAAGAACACCAAGCGAAAGGAGGCGAAAACGGTTCCCGCATCCAGGTTCCCTTCGATGTGCAATTAACCCCAACCGAACTGAAAGTAGTCCAGTTTGTCGCCAGGGGTTTAGCTAACCGGGAAATTGCTGAAGAACTAAATGTTAGTCAGCGCACGGTTGAAAGCCATGTGTCCAATATGTTGGGCAAAACCAATCTCCACAACCGCACTGAATTAGCGCGGTGGGCGATTGAAAATCAAATGGCCTAAACAAAGTTAAGAGTTAAAAGTTAGGAGTTATAAATTATGATTTTTCAACTCCTAACTCCTAACTCCTAACTAAAATTTACCACCCATCTTCTTCAGGGCTGGATTGATGCAAAACTTCTAAATCTAGTTCATCCAGGTAAGTTAGGGCGCTTTCAATCTGGGAAACAGTACCTCGCAGTTCCAGATCGAAGCAGCTATATTGTGGCACGTTTGCGCTTACCTGAGCATCAGCAATAATGACTATGACCCCATAGTGAGAAACCAGTCGTGAAATGACTGGTTCCTCATGTAAGTCTTTAGGAATCCGAACCTGGATGCGAGTTTGGGTGCGTCTATTATCTAAAATATTAGTATTAGATTTTACTTGTTTTTTTGGAATCGCCATTCTAGCTTCCTACTCGACTTCTGCACAATTCTTTTAACACTAGCGTTACTTATCCCACGTAGGCAAGCAAGAAAGTATTTACCTTTGCAAACTATTAATCTAGATGTAGTAAATATAAAGGATTTGTTGTATCCCTAATTTATTGTGTATTCAATTTAATAACTGCTACTCCATAAAGTATATTTTTGAACCTCATCCCACCCCTCTCCTTGTTAAGGAAATAGGAGTGTTTGCGTCAGCAAATACGGGGTGAGGTTTAGATTGCATTGCACTGAAATAAGGATTGCTATGTGGCAATCCTATTTGAGTTCTAAAAGTTATCAAACCCCCGGTTAGTTTCACAAAGGGAGAACTTAGATGAGGTTTTGAGAGAAATTGAAAGTTTAAAAATTAGAATTCGTGATTTCAAAGATCGAATTTTTTTTTAATTTTTATTTAAGCTGATTAGTTTAAATAAAATTAACATAAAATTAGATCGTTAGGTTGGGTTTCTTTGCGTTAACTAAACAACAACAAAGTTAATTTTGATCAAAAATATCTAATACCCTTGCTTTCAGGCTGCCATGTATGACAATATCTGTAAATTCATTGCCGAAAACTTCAAAGATGACTTGGCAACTTGGTTACTAGGTTCACCGATTAAATTAACAGAACTTAGCCTTACTGAATTATCAAACGAACCAATTCGCGCCGATTCATTAATTTTATTGCAAATCGCTTTATAAAATACGCGGCTATACAAGCAGAACCCGCATTTGCGGGCTTCAAAGTTTTTATGAGTCCGCACAGACGGACTTTGTTTTTTGTTTGTGTAGGCGCGATTTCTAATTGCCTGGGTTTTAAATTCTAAAAATCAGCACTTTGCGGTGTACGCGGAAAAGGAATCACATCGCGGATATTTCCCATACCCGTTATAAATTGCACGAGTCGTTCAAAACCCAGTCCGAAACCAGCATGGGGGACAGTACCATAACGACGCAAATCCAGATACCACCACAAGTCTTCTGGGTTTAATCCTTGCGCTAAGACGCGGCGTTCTAAAACATCTAGGCGTTCTTCGCGCTGGGAACCGCCGACAATTTCACCGATTTTTGGTGCGAGAATATCCATTGCGCGGACGGTTTTTTCATCGTCGTTTAAGCGCATATAAAATGCTTTGATTTGCGCTGGATAATCTGTAACAATTACTGGCTTTTTAAACTGTTGTTCAGCTAGGTAGCGTTCGTGTTCTGATTGTAAATCTAAACCCCAACTTACAGGATATTCAAATTTAACATCAGCTTTTTCTAGAAGTTTGATCGCTTCTGTATAAGTTAAGCGTTCAAATTGATTATTAATAATATTTTCGGCTGTCGCCAAAACAGATTTATCAATGCGTTCATTGAAAAATTCCATATCTTCCGGGCAAGTTTCCAACACATATTTAAATATGTGTTGGAGAAACGCCTCAGCTAAATCCATATCGCCTTCTAAGTCACAAAAAGCCATTTCTGGCTCAACCATCCAAAATTCTGCTAGGTGGCGGGAGGTGTTGGAATTTTCTGCACGGAAGGTAGGGCCGAAGGTGTAGACGTTACTAAATGCCATCGCCATGACTTCCGCTTCCAACTGGCCGCTAACTGTTAAATATGTGGGTTTGGCAAAAAAGTCTTTGCTATAATCTACTGCTTGGTTTTCTGTGCGGGGAATATTTTTTAAATCTAAACTGGTAACGCTAAACAGTTCACCTGCGCCTTCACAGTCGCTAGCAGTGATGATGGGGGTGTGTACCCACAAAAAGCCTCTTTGTTGGAAAAATTGGTGAATTGCTGCCGAACAAGCATTTCTGACGCGGAAAACTGCACCAAAAGAATTAGTCCGCGATCGCAAATGTCCAATGGTTCGCAGAAACTCAAAGGAATGCCGTTTCTTTTGCAGGGGATATGTATCGGGATCAGCTTCTCCGTAAACTTTCACGGACTCGGCTTTCAATTCAATTCGTTGTCCTTTACCCAGAGAAGCCACCAGTACCCCTGTAGCCTCAACAGCAGCACCCGTATTCAATTTTTTCAATATAGCTTCGTAATCTGGCAAATCCTGATTAATGACGACTTGCAAATTCGCTAGTGATGAGCCGTCATTGACTTCAATAAAAGCAAACCCTTTGGATTCACGCTTCGTCCGCACCCAGCCTTGTACTTGGAGAGACTCATCAGGTTGGCCACTTCGCAATATTTCTGCAATCCGTCTATTTACCATATTTATCCAGCATAAGACTTTAATATCCAGCCTATGATAACGCCCATTCCACCAAAGCGGACGACTTGCCAGAAAGGTTTTTTCAGGCTACGCCAAGAAAATAACTGGCTTTCTAAGTTTACTTCTAGCATTTCCAACTGCCGTTGAATTTGCCGCAACTCTGCTTTGATTTCTGGTGTCTGAGATTTATTGTGCTTTAGTTGATCCCGACGCTGTTGCCATTGTGCCTGTTGTTGGTGATCGCGTTGCACTTGATCGTAACGTTCTTTCAAGGATAGGAGCGATCGCTCTACTTCCTCTAGTTCTTGTTCAAAATCTGGTTCGGGATTTTCTGCTGACGGCTGCGATTGTTTTGGCGGCTTCATTTACAAGTAGTAAAGTAGAAGTAAATGCAAATGTGCCAATAGTTATGTCTCAATCTACCCAGCTGCCTCAAACCAGTCAACTGAATGAACTTAGTACTCTGGAACTAGCTCAAGCCCTCATGGAAAGACTGAGCATTTCCCCTAACGATTGGCATCGCCTCAAGTCTAACCGCAATTCCCGCGCTAATGAACAAGTGGCAGCAGCTATTGTGTATCTTTTAAAGAATCAGCCACAAGAAGCTCAAGCTAGATTAGAACAGGCAATTGGTTGGTTAGATCGCTCCATTTCTGCCCCTCCGTGTCCGACTCACGGAAAAAG
This genomic interval from Nostoc sp. KVJ3 contains the following:
- a CDS encoding NIL domain-containing protein, which produces MAIPKKQVKSNTNILDNRRTQTRIQVRIPKDLHEEPVISRLVSHYGVIVIIADAQVSANVPQYSCFDLELRGTVSQIESALTYLDELDLEVLHQSSPEEDGW
- a CDS encoding response regulator transcription factor; its protein translation is MDRSATSATAMKEPSMKDHKRLLLIDDDPNLILLVKDYLEFRGYEVITAENGREALEILEQDVPDMIICDVMMPEMDGYTFVEQVRQNERTSWIPVLFLSAKGQSADRVKGLNKGADVYMVKPFEPEELVAQVESSLKQTIRWKEHQAKGGENGSRIQVPFDVQLTPTELKVVQFVARGLANREIAEELNVSQRTVESHVSNMLGKTNLHNRTELARWAIENQMA
- the groES gene encoding co-chaperone GroES, with protein sequence MAALSLSVSTVKPLSDRVFVKVNASEEKTAGGLYLPDTAKEKPQVGEVVALGPGKRNDDGSRQELEIKVGDKVLYSKYAGTDIKLGTEEYVLLSEKDILAVVI
- the asnS gene encoding asparagine--tRNA ligase: MVNRRIAEILRSGQPDESLQVQGWVRTKRESKGFAFIEVNDGSSLANLQVVINQDLPDYEAILKKLNTGAAVEATGVLVASLGKGQRIELKAESVKVYGEADPDTYPLQKKRHSFEFLRTIGHLRSRTNSFGAVFRVRNACSAAIHQFFQQRGFLWVHTPIITASDCEGAGELFSVTSLDLKNIPRTENQAVDYSKDFFAKPTYLTVSGQLEAEVMAMAFSNVYTFGPTFRAENSNTSRHLAEFWMVEPEMAFCDLEGDMDLAEAFLQHIFKYVLETCPEDMEFFNERIDKSVLATAENIINNQFERLTYTEAIKLLEKADVKFEYPVSWGLDLQSEHERYLAEQQFKKPVIVTDYPAQIKAFYMRLNDDEKTVRAMDILAPKIGEIVGGSQREERLDVLERRVLAQGLNPEDLWWYLDLRRYGTVPHAGFGLGFERLVQFITGMGNIRDVIPFPRTPQSADF
- a CDS encoding class I SAM-dependent methyltransferase — its product is MSQINPETTPLHTLNPLNRFSDRAEDYVKYRPSYPADAIDIILEGLGESSQLVAADIGAGTGIASRLLAERGVNVIAIEPNAAMREAAESHPLIEFRDGTAEFTQLPDNSVDLVTCFQAFHWFNPEPTLLEFQLILKPSARLAVVWNNRDQEDALTTEYSRIVREASNNHPAESRMQAVEPLLVTPHFINIHEYNFTYRQQLDLTGLIGRAMSASYFPREGLEYEQLLDSFQELYQRFRDESGFVYMIYRTSVHLAEVIK
- a CDS encoding ParA family protein gives rise to the protein MYQKCGVGKTTIVMALAEHLAGDTMYKKRVLAIDLAPQSNLTSTGRRKYTYHFLALQSIKFS
- the ureA gene encoding urease subunit gamma, with amino-acid sequence MQLTPQEKDKLLIFTAALLAERRKGRGLKLNYPEAVAYISAAILEGARDGQTVAELMSYGTTLLTRDDVMEGISEMVHEVQVEATFPDGTKLVTVHNPIR
- the groL gene encoding chaperonin GroEL (60 kDa chaperone family; promotes refolding of misfolded polypeptides especially under stressful conditions; forms two stacked rings of heptamers to form a barrel-shaped 14mer; ends can be capped by GroES; misfolded proteins enter the barrel where they are refolded when GroES binds), with translation MAKRIIYNENARRALERGIDILAEAVAVTLGPKGRNVVLEKKFGAPQIVNDGVTIAKEIELEDHIENTGVALIRQAASKTNDAAGDGTTTATVLAHAIVKEGLRNVAAGANAISLKRGIDKATAFLVEKIKEHARPVEDSKAIAQVGAISAGNDEEVGQMIAQAMDKVGKEGVISLEEGKSMFTELEITEGMRFDKGYISPYFATDAERMEAVFDEPFLLLTDKKIALVQDLVPVLEQVARAGRPLVIIAEDIEKEALATLVVNRLRGVLNVAAVKAPGFGDRRKALLEDIAVLTGGQLITEDAGLKLDNTKLDSLGKARRVTITKDSTTIVAEGNEAAVKARVEQIRRQIDETESSYDKEKLQERLAKLSGGVAVVKVGAATETEMKDKKLRLEDAINATKAAVEEGIVPGGGTTLAHLAPELEVWAKENLKDEELIGALIVVRALPAPLKRIAENAGQNGAVIAERVKEKDFNVGYNAATNEFVDLLAAGIVDPAKVTRSALQNAASIAGMVLTTECIIVDKPEPKDGAPAGAGGGGGDFDY
- a CDS encoding DUF6439 family protein, whose protein sequence is MSQSTQLPQTSQLNELSTLELAQALMERLSISPNDWHRLKSNRNSRANEQVAAAIVYLLKNQPQEAQARLEQAIGWLDRSISAPPCPTHGKS
- a CDS encoding urease accessory protein UreD yields the protein MTCDSQIAEGWHGKLNLVYADREGATQLIYDRHQAPLKVQRPFYPEGQKVCHSVILHTAGGVVGGDRLSSNIHLQPQAQALITTAAASKIYRSNGLQARQSIKIQVDVGACLEWLPQETILFNGAIYRQDLRVELATGGSWLGWEITRFGRSARGEKFYLGELRSHTEIWQQGVPLWIDRQCLRGSEDVFHSPHGLAGKPIVGSLVWVGGAVSAEIVEKTRNLWHGEGEAGVSRLQHGLLCRYRGSSTSEVRNWFIDVWQLLRVSFLNRGNCIPRVWQV